The genomic window GTCTCGATAGGAAGTCTCCTACTTCTGTAGATTTGTTCGTAGACTCATCGGACTCTCACAGCCCTCTACGCGTGACAGAACAGGCCCTGAAGGAGCCTCCTCCCGAGATAAAGTCTGTAGATGGGAGAGAGAATGCCTTGGCTGTTACCCAGAAAGTTTCCTCTGAACTTCCAACCACTAAACCTAATTCTGGTAGTTCAACGGATAGTTCCACTCTGGGATACCTCACTGCATCTAATTCTTCCTCATTAAACTTCCACCACATCTCTAAGAGCTTGGAGGGGCAAACCACTGGACAGGAGCAAGACACAAATGTGAAAATTCGCGAGGATGGTAAAGACCATATGCAGAGCTCAGCTTTAGTAGAAAGTCTAATTGCAGTAAAAGGGGCAGCTGAGAATAGTGAGGAGAGCAACAGCTGTATTATTTCTCAGAGAAATTCATTCAAAGCTTTATCAGAAGAGGCTTGGGACTCAGGGTTTACGGGGAATTCACCTAGAACTGCTGACAAAGAGAACGCTTTACTGTGTAGCTCAAAAACACCTTTGCGCCAGGAGTTAGAGTCCAGTGAACAAGATTCAAGGCCAAAGCAAGAGAACCATCTTCACTCACTAGGAAGAAATAAGGTGAGTTATCATTTACATCCCAGTGATAAGGGCCAGTTTGATCATTCCAAAGATGCTTGGTTAGCCCCCAGCCCTATGCCAGCTGTACACAAAGCATCTAATGGACATTCACGAACCAAGATGATCTCAACCTCCATTAAGACAGCTCGGAAAAGTAAAAGGGCATCAGGGTTGAGGATAAACGATTATGATAACCAGTGTGATGTCGTTTATATTAGTCAGCCAATAACAGAATGCCACTTTGAGAATCAAAGATCAATATTATCCTCTCGGAAAACAGCCAGAAAGAGTACTCGGGGATACTTTTTCAATGGTGATTGTTGTGAGCTGCCAACTGTTCGCACACTGGCCAGAAATTTACACTCCCAAGAAAAAGCGAGCTGTTCAACCCTGGAGCCGGAGGCAGTGGTCACTCCCAAGCAGACCCTTACACTTTCAGCCCCTGGACCCGCCGTGGATGTGCAGCATCCCAGAGACGATGACCACGAAGAACCTAGTAAAGAAATCATCTCCCttaaggaaggagacagagatgcTTCCTCGGAAAAGGAATCTCAAGAGCCTGAGGTTTGCCCCGTGACAAATAAACCAAATCCGAGCAGCTCTCCTAGGTCAAAGGAAACAACAGCCTCCAGCCTGGTGTCACCTCTCCCTGTTCACCTTCCCAAAGAGGACACGCCAGAAGGCAGCTCCATGGTCTCAACTCCCACAGCAAGTGGGATAGCTTCCCCTGAACGAGACCAGCAGCCAGTCGAACTGCTGGAAATCAAGGAGGGGACTGTCATCCAAGACTGTCACCTGGTTTCCTCTATTGAGAGCACTTCTGAGGGAGGCAATGAAGATGTTGTTTCCGGGCCTCATTCTTCTCCTGAAACAGTCAGTAGAGAGGAAGGTCCTCCTTGCTCAGAAAGTCAGAGTCCTCCAGTGGGCTTGGAGCCTCCTCTGAGCCTGGGAAAAGCTGAAGACAACCAAAGCATCAGTACTGAGGCTGAGACTGAAGACACTCAAGAGCTAGATACTGACCCACTCTTGAAGGAAAGCAGCACTTTTACTAATGAAAACCCCAACGAAATTGAGGAAAGTGAGACAGCAGGTGGTACAGGAAAATTAGAGGGACAGGGCAGTAACGTAAAACATTCTTCAGAAAGAGATATGTGTGATCAAAACATTGACTCACCCGAAGAGAATCTggacaagaagaaaaaagttaaaaaactcCCTGAGGCCTCTGACAGGTGCCTAAGAAGTCAGCTTTCTGATCCCTCTTCTGCTGATAGGTGCCTAAGAAGTCAAAGTTCAGATTCTTCCTCTGCTAGTCCTGAGATCAAGGTTTCCAAAAATCCTGTTATGAAACGTTCTAAAAAGGAAGCGTGCCCTGGTGAGACAACACCTGAGAGTCTTCTGGCtgatggtttccatacaaaagcTTTGGAGGACACTGAAAACCCAGAGGTCCATGAGAAGCCCTCTGAGAAAGATGCCGAGCAGGAGGGCAAAGAAGGTGGGATCATCACCaggcagacttttaaaaacatgctgGCTAAAGAGgtcagaggggaagaaggaggtatTTTCCCCCGTGGTGATCCCATATCCACAGTAGGCCAGACCCTGCCTGGAGAAAGACTGGAAATCTATGTTCAGTCTAAGTTAGGTGAGAAAAATGCTCGTGCTCCCTCAGAAAATATTCCATGTACTTTCCCAGAACAATCAAAAGAGAAGCCAGAACCAATTCCTGCACATGATACGGAGGAGGTTGTGAATGAGGTTGGCAGTGCAAACACCCAGCATAAAGGTGACCAGAGTGATGTGCCATCCAGTGCATGTGGCTTGTCAAATAGTGGAAGTGGTGATGCGGCCGGGCCCCCACAGTGCGTCCCGAGGCTTACAAGACTGACCTCTTCAACTTACAACCTAAGACATACTCATTCTCTGGACTCCTTGGACACTGCAAAAGTGACTTCAGAAAAGGAAGCAACACAGGGAAACCCAAtgccaaaggaaaaggaagcttcAGAGAGTGGAGATCCCTTACATGAGGATGATGTGGACACAGTGGTAGATGACCAGCCAAAGTTTGTGGAATGGTGTGCAGAGGAAGAGAACCAAGAGCTTATTGCCAGCTTCAACGCCCAGTACATGAGAGTCCAGAAAGGTTGGATCCAGTTGGAAAAGGAAGCCCAGCCAACGCCAAGATCAAGGAACAAGTCAGATAAACTAAAGGAGatttggaaaagcaaaaaaaggtCACGGAAATGTAGGGGTTCGTTGGAGGTTCAAAAGTTTTCTCCTGTTCAGATGCTGTTTATGACAAACTTTAAGTTATCTAATGTTTGCAAATGGTTCTTAGAGACAACTGAAACCCGGTCTCTGGTTATCGTGAAGAAGCTCAACACTCGTCTTCCAGGAGACATCCCCCCTGTCAAGCATCCTCTTCAGAAATACTCTCCTTCAAGCCTGTACCCCAGTTCACTACAGGCTGAACGCTTGAAAAAACACTTGAAGAAATTTCCTGGAGCTACTCCTGCTAGAAACAATTGGAAAACACAGAAGCTCTGGGCTAAGTTTCGAGAGAATCCTGACCAAGTGGAGCCAGAGGATGGCAGTGATGTCAGCCTCAGCCCCAATTCTGAAGACACTGTAGAGGAAGTCAAGGAAGGTAGAAATAGCCATCCTCCCACAAATTCACCTACCCCAGCCAGTACTCGGATCCTCAGAAAATACTCCAATATTCGAGGAAAGCTCAGAGCCCAGCAATGTTTGATCAAGAACGAGAAAATGGAGAGCCCATTTGGACAGGCTGTGGAGAGTAAACAGAGTTGTAAGAGTGTATGCATCAACCCTCTGATGTCCCCCAAGCTTGCCCTGCAAGTGGATGCAGATGGGTTTCCCATTAAGCCCAAGAGTACTGATggaatgaagggaaggaaggggaagcagATGTCTGAAATCTTGCTGAAAGCCGAAGTGCAGAATAAACGCAAGAGGACAGAAAGCGGCACCGCTCAGGACAGGAAGGACAAGGGACCTGCGGTCAAAGCCAGCAAAGAAAAGCATAGTGATGGATCCACCAAAACCCCTGCTGCCAAGAAGCCAGCTGCAAGGGACAGAATCAGCCAACTGCCCAAAAAGACATCCTTGAAAGAGAATAAAGTGAAGATCCCCAAAAAGTCCCCTGGGAAGAACTGCCCTCCCtccaggagggaaaaagaaaatacaaacaaaagacCCTCTCAGCCAGCCGCCTCAGACACAGTGACGAAACCTGCAAAGCAAAAGGGGGCAGGGGAATCCTCTTCAAGGCCACAGAAAGCCACCAACAGGAAGCAAAGCAGTGGAAAGTCTCGGGCCAGACCCTTGACAAAAACCCCAGAGAGCAGTGCGGCCCAGAGAAAGCGAAAGCTGAAGGCAAAGCTGGACTCTTCCCATGGCAAACGGAGACGGCTGGACGCAAAGTGATCGCCAGGCTGGTAGCCGAGAGTTAAACTGTCCTACAGAAGTAACCCTTCGTTTTGCATTAACTAAACCTGCTTTTATAAGCTTATCCAGCCTTTCAAATCTGCAGTTAATGGAGAACATCACAATTTAAGATGTCAGAAAAATGCATCTCAGATGGAGAAGGGAACTTGCAGAGTCTTTCTCTGAGGCTGAGTAAGGgaagttatatattatattctggTTGTTCCTTGGGTTTTAAACTTGGAACCAagcagttttagtttttaaaagtacagtgccttatttatcctttttgtttttaaatttacaaaagcTAAAAAGCTGATCTATGTGATTAAAGGCTTGTATTTTATACTTGATGCACAAGCACTTGTACTGTAGCCGAGAAGACCACCATCATGCACATAAAAGTAGCTTTTCAGCAGCCACCCTGCAGTGTCTGTACCTGAACAGACACTCCTCTTTGCAAACCCTAGCAGTGAACTTCCCTctctgtcttgtttgtttgtttcaatgaTTCTCGAAAGCTAAACCAAATCACTTTTATGGTATGTAGAGAATGCAGagggaaattattattattataaaagatgaatatttctgttacccctttttaaaaattcatattctgtTCATTATTGGTCACTCCTCTCACTTTTGATCCTTtgtcatttgaaaaaatgtattctaaattATGTGCCCATGGGACAGAAGATGTGTCACATGGTGTTAATATTGGGTTATGAcctctaaaaattatttacatcCCCCAAGTGATTTGCATTACTGATTCTTGccatccttttcatttttggCCTTGCAAGCTTGCTAGCACTCTAACGAGGTTTTCTTctgactttgggggaaaaaatgtaggcttttttttttttccatcttgtaACTGTAACTTGACAATTAGGATAAGAGTGACTGttctaatattctttctttccccgAATACTTCCATATTCAAAGAAAGCCAGGTTGTTATTTCCAGTAATAGAAAAGTTTAAGAGTTTGTGCATGTGCATTTGCCTGTGGTTATTAGCCACAGATGTCTCCCAGCCCCGGTTCTGCAGTAAGATTCTTTGTCGCCATGCAGTGTGCTAGGGCGTTTGTTCATGAGCTGGGTAATTAGCACAGGCCAGATGGTTTAAATGTGGCCCAGGGTCTCTGTGAGTATCCCCAAAACCAGTTTGGcatgaggctcagaaaggtctAAACAGCACAGAGTTATGTAAAGTTCAGAGCAACTTTGCTGTTGGAGGAAGCAGCCCCATCTCATAGTGGGCCTGCAGCGCTCCCCCCACCTGGAGCTGACGTTCAGCTGGTGTGCTCCAGTGTGAACGTACATGGTTAGAGTGGGTGTTAGCATTCTAATTGGTTAGTGCCATACTGGTAGTTAATGCTTGTGGTATCACTCCCGCCTCTATCACGTCAGGCTCTATTCCATGGCTCAGAATTGAGAGCTGCGGTGTTTTAACTAATGTTGTTTGCCTTTCCTGAGTGACGCCTGAGGTGGTTGCATGGGCTTTCCCTTGATGCCTGTAACATTGCTCCATTATAACACAGTGTGACTTCCACATTTCCACTGGGCCACTCTACAAAAAAGGCTTGGTTGTTAAAGCTTCAGCCAACTTCTCTAACATGCTCCGTCACAGAAGTAGGCTTGTGTGGACAGGTGCCACCCTGTCTGTTTTActaaaaagtttttcatttagATTGTTCAGATCTGTTTAGGTAAACCCGGGTGGACTTTTTTCATGTATAGTTCAGCCAAATCATGATAAAACAGGCCTTCTACCCATTCTGTGAAAAGCTTGCTGTATATAATGGAAACTTCTGATGACTGGATAGGACTGGAGAAAAGCATGTGATTCATGGGAAATTGAAAATTGCATTGAATTTCATAGGTAGGGAAGCTTACTATCTTCAGTGAagccttgacttttttttttttccaatgtctCCTATCCCatgagtctctttttttctttttaatatctttgaCTTTGGCCATTCAAGAGCTACCTATATTAATGAAACTGCTGAGTGTGTATGTTGGCAGCCCTTTCTCAGCATTAAGTTGCACAGAAGCATTAGTATGTTTTTGAGTAGGTTTGGTTAATCttttaaaagtggttttaaagttataaaaaaatttttcatataGTCGTCACTGGATACTGTTTTTGTGGTGACTTAACCAGCTGAGGTCTGCCAATGTGACATGTGTGGACTCCTGTGCATATACTCAAGGTGCCCCCCTTAGCTGCACGTAGACTGCATTGTAGCGGTGCTTGGATTAACTTAGGGAGAGGTGTGAGGCGGTGTGAGTGGGTGGAACTCTTCCAGTTTCGGGTCTGTCATCCATTCCATTactttt from Acinonyx jubatus isolate Ajub_Pintada_27869175 chromosome D2, VMU_Ajub_asm_v1.0, whole genome shotgun sequence includes these protein-coding regions:
- the LCOR gene encoding ligand-dependent corepressor isoform X1; this encodes MLSRAFPSPRPSSRGGAEFQPLPPPLPPWGIFLGTRSSTAESRRFCPFARSPHPLLPDRVSLEGIMQILLSGVHSAAISCGFESILEGLFGPALLKDLSLYKDCEPESISDWTFDENCLFCCLRRDKVKGHLVGLDEPASGAGQEALLKQEQAKIIRFERQAEEFLNAVFYRKDSPWVSDPNIPLVAREIMQRMIQQFAAEYTSKNSSTQDPSQPNSTKNQSLPKASPVTTSPTAATTQNPVLSKLLMADQDSPLDLTVRKSQSEPSEQDGVLDLSTKKSPCAGSTSLSHSPGCSSAQGNGENSTEALAADSNNQSKSPLEKFMVKLCTHHQKQFIRVLNDLYTESQPGPEDLHPDSGAMDASTCSAGCAQLGTKHKEKDAVCLDRKSPTSVDLFVDSSDSHSPLRVTEQALKEPPPEIKSVDGRENALAVTQKVSSELPTTKPNSGSSTDSSTLGYLTASNSSSLNFHHISKSLEGQTTGQEQDTNVKIREDGKDHMQSSALVESLIAVKGAAENSEESNSCIISQRNSFKALSEEAWDSGFTGNSPRTADKENALLCSSKTPLRQELESSEQDSRPKQENHLHSLGRNKVSYHLHPSDKGQFDHSKDAWLAPSPMPAVHKASNGHSRTKMISTSIKTARKSKRASGLRINDYDNQCDVVYISQPITECHFENQRSILSSRKTARKSTRGYFFNGDCCELPTVRTLARNLHSQEKASCSTLEPEAVVTPKQTLTLSAPGPAVDVQHPRDDDHEEPSKEIISLKEGDRDASSEKESQEPEVCPVTNKPNPSSSPRSKETTASSLVSPLPVHLPKEDTPEGSSMVSTPTASGIASPERDQQPVELLEIKEGTVIQDCHLVSSIESTSEGGNEDVVSGPHSSPETVSREEGPPCSESQSPPVGLEPPLSLGKAEDNQSISTEAETEDTQELDTDPLLKESSTFTNENPNEIEESETAGGTGKLEGQGSNVKHSSERDMCDQNIDSPEENLDKKKKVKKLPEASDRCLRSQLSDPSSADRCLRSQSSDSSSASPEIKVSKNPVMKRSKKEACPGETTPESLLADGFHTKALEDTENPEVHEKPSEKDAEQEGKEGGIITRQTFKNMLAKEVRGEEGGIFPRGDPISTVGQTLPGERLEIYVQSKLGEKNARAPSENIPCTFPEQSKEKPEPIPAHDTEEVVNEVGSANTQHKGDQSDVPSSACGLSNSGSGDAAGPPQCVPRLTRLTSSTYNLRHTHSLDSLDTAKVTSEKEATQGNPMPKEKEASESGDPLHEDDVDTVVDDQPKFVEWCAEEENQELIASFNAQYMRVQKGWIQLEKEAQPTPRSRNKSDKLKEIWKSKKRSRKCRGSLEVQKFSPVQMLFMTNFKLSNVCKWFLETTETRSLVIVKKLNTRLPGDIPPVKHPLQKYSPSSLYPSSLQAERLKKHLKKFPGATPARNNWKTQKLWAKFRENPDQVEPEDGSDVSLSPNSEDTVEEVKEGRNSHPPTNSPTPASTRILRKYSNIRGKLRAQQCLIKNEKMESPFGQAVESKQSCKSVCINPLMSPKLALQVDADGFPIKPKSTDGMKGRKGKQMSEILLKAEVQNKRKRTESGTAQDRKDKGPAVKASKEKHSDGSTKTPAAKKPAARDRISQLPKKTSLKENKVKIPKKSPGKNCPPSRREKENTNKRPSQPAASDTVTKPAKQKGAGESSSRPQKATNRKQSSGKSRARPLTKTPESSAAQRKRKLKAKLDSSHGKRRRLDAK
- the LCOR gene encoding ligand-dependent corepressor isoform X4 encodes the protein MQILLSGVHSAAISCGFESILEGLFGPALLKDLSLYKDCEPESISDWTFDENCLFCCLRRDKVKGHLVGLDEPASGAGQEALLKQEQAKIIRFERQAEEFLNAVFYRKDSPWVSDPNIPLVAREIMQRMIQQFAAEYTSKNSSTQDPSQPNSTKNQSLPKASPVTTSPTAATTQNPVLSKLLMADQDSPLDLTVRKSQSEPSEQDGVLDLSTKKSPCAGSTSLSHSPGCSSAQGNGENSTEALAADSNNQSKSPLEKFMVKLCTHHQKQFIRVLNDLYTESQPGPEDLHPDSGAMDASTCSAGCAQLGTKHKEKDAVCLDRKSPTSVDLFVDSSDSHSPLRVTEQALKEPPPEIKSVDGRENALAVTQKVSSELPTTKPNSGSSTDSSTLGYLTASNSSSLNFHHISKSLEGQTTGQEQDTNVKIREDGKDHMQSSALVESLIAVKGAAENSEESNSCIISQRNSFKALSEEAWDSGFTGNSPRTADKENALLCSSKTPLRQELESSEQDSRPKQENHLHSLGRNKVSYHLHPSDKGQFDHSKDAWLAPSPMPAVHKASNGHSRTKMISTSIKTARKSKRASGLRINDYDNQCDVVYISQPITECHFENQRSILSSRKTARKSTRGYFFNGDCCELPTVRTLARNLHSQEKASCSTLEPEAVVTPKQTLTLSAPGPAVDVQHPRDDDHEEPSKEIISLKEGDRDASSEKESQEPEVCPVTNKPNPSSSPRSKETTASSLVSPLPVHLPKEDTPEGSSMVSTPTASGIASPERDQQPVELLEIKEGTVIQDCHLVSSIESTSEGGNEDVVSGPHSSPETVSREEGPPCSESQSPPVGLEPPLSLGKAEDNQSISTEAETEDTQELDTDPLLKESSTFTNENPNEIEESETAGGTGKLEGQGSNVKHSSERDMCDQNIDSPEENLDKKKKVKKLPEASDRCLRSQLSDPSSADRCLRSQSSDSSSASPEIKVSKNPVMKRSKKEACPGETTPESLLADGFHTKALEDTENPEVHEKPSEKDAEQEGKEGGIITRQTFKNMLAKEVRGEEGGIFPRGDPISTVGQTLPGERLEIYVQSKLGEKNARAPSENIPCTFPEQSKEKPEPIPAHDTEEVVNEVGSANTQHKGDQSDVPSSACGLSNSGSGDAAGPPQCVPRLTRLTSSTYNLRHTHSLDSLDTAKVTSEKEATQGNPMPKEKEASESGDPLHEDDVDTVVDDQPKFVEWCAEEENQELIASFNAQYMRVQKGWIQLEKEAQPTPRSRNKSDKLKEIWKSKKRSRKCRGSLEVQKFSPVQMLFMTNFKLSNVCKWFLETTETRSLVIVKKLNTRLPGDIPPVKHPLQKYSPSSLYPSSLQAERLKKHLKKFPGATPARNNWKTQKLWAKFRENPDQVEPEDGSDVSLSPNSEDTVEEVKEGRNSHPPTNSPTPASTRILRKYSNIRGKLRAQQCLIKNEKMESPFGQAVESKQSCKSVCINPLMSPKLALQVDADGFPIKPKSTDGMKGRKGKQMSEILLKAEVQNKRKRTESGTAQDRKDKGPAVKASKEKHSDGSTKTPAAKKPAARDRISQLPKKTSLKENKVKIPKKSPGKNCPPSRREKENTNKRPSQPAASDTVTKPAKQKGAGESSSRPQKATNRKQSSGKSRARPLTKTPESSAAQRKRKLKAKLDSSHGKRRRLDAK
- the LCOR gene encoding ligand-dependent corepressor isoform X2, translating into MAAGGSGCTSSAGGGGGGGRGVNPRRSGRSRFPLCGGRRDHKGLTHIFNPPPKRFESILEGLFGPALLKDLSLYKDCEPESISDWTFDENCLFCCLRRDKVKGHLVGLDEPASGAGQEALLKQEQAKIIRFERQAEEFLNAVFYRKDSPWVSDPNIPLVAREIMQRMIQQFAAEYTSKNSSTQDPSQPNSTKNQSLPKASPVTTSPTAATTQNPVLSKLLMADQDSPLDLTVRKSQSEPSEQDGVLDLSTKKSPCAGSTSLSHSPGCSSAQGNGENSTEALAADSNNQSKSPLEKFMVKLCTHHQKQFIRVLNDLYTESQPGPEDLHPDSGAMDASTCSAGCAQLGTKHKEKDAVCLDRKSPTSVDLFVDSSDSHSPLRVTEQALKEPPPEIKSVDGRENALAVTQKVSSELPTTKPNSGSSTDSSTLGYLTASNSSSLNFHHISKSLEGQTTGQEQDTNVKIREDGKDHMQSSALVESLIAVKGAAENSEESNSCIISQRNSFKALSEEAWDSGFTGNSPRTADKENALLCSSKTPLRQELESSEQDSRPKQENHLHSLGRNKVSYHLHPSDKGQFDHSKDAWLAPSPMPAVHKASNGHSRTKMISTSIKTARKSKRASGLRINDYDNQCDVVYISQPITECHFENQRSILSSRKTARKSTRGYFFNGDCCELPTVRTLARNLHSQEKASCSTLEPEAVVTPKQTLTLSAPGPAVDVQHPRDDDHEEPSKEIISLKEGDRDASSEKESQEPEVCPVTNKPNPSSSPRSKETTASSLVSPLPVHLPKEDTPEGSSMVSTPTASGIASPERDQQPVELLEIKEGTVIQDCHLVSSIESTSEGGNEDVVSGPHSSPETVSREEGPPCSESQSPPVGLEPPLSLGKAEDNQSISTEAETEDTQELDTDPLLKESSTFTNENPNEIEESETAGGTGKLEGQGSNVKHSSERDMCDQNIDSPEENLDKKKKVKKLPEASDRCLRSQLSDPSSADRCLRSQSSDSSSASPEIKVSKNPVMKRSKKEACPGETTPESLLADGFHTKALEDTENPEVHEKPSEKDAEQEGKEGGIITRQTFKNMLAKEVRGEEGGIFPRGDPISTVGQTLPGERLEIYVQSKLGEKNARAPSENIPCTFPEQSKEKPEPIPAHDTEEVVNEVGSANTQHKGDQSDVPSSACGLSNSGSGDAAGPPQCVPRLTRLTSSTYNLRHTHSLDSLDTAKVTSEKEATQGNPMPKEKEASESGDPLHEDDVDTVVDDQPKFVEWCAEEENQELIASFNAQYMRVQKGWIQLEKEAQPTPRSRNKSDKLKEIWKSKKRSRKCRGSLEVQKFSPVQMLFMTNFKLSNVCKWFLETTETRSLVIVKKLNTRLPGDIPPVKHPLQKYSPSSLYPSSLQAERLKKHLKKFPGATPARNNWKTQKLWAKFRENPDQVEPEDGSDVSLSPNSEDTVEEVKEGRNSHPPTNSPTPASTRILRKYSNIRGKLRAQQCLIKNEKMESPFGQAVESKQSCKSVCINPLMSPKLALQVDADGFPIKPKSTDGMKGRKGKQMSEILLKAEVQNKRKRTESGTAQDRKDKGPAVKASKEKHSDGSTKTPAAKKPAARDRISQLPKKTSLKENKVKIPKKSPGKNCPPSRREKENTNKRPSQPAASDTVTKPAKQKGAGESSSRPQKATNRKQSSGKSRARPLTKTPESSAAQRKRKLKAKLDSSHGKRRRLDAK
- the LCOR gene encoding ligand-dependent corepressor isoform X3, whose translation is MARVCRRQQCSVERRGFRQELDSWRHKLIHCVGFESILEGLFGPALLKDLSLYKDCEPESISDWTFDENCLFCCLRRDKVKGHLVGLDEPASGAGQEALLKQEQAKIIRFERQAEEFLNAVFYRKDSPWVSDPNIPLVAREIMQRMIQQFAAEYTSKNSSTQDPSQPNSTKNQSLPKASPVTTSPTAATTQNPVLSKLLMADQDSPLDLTVRKSQSEPSEQDGVLDLSTKKSPCAGSTSLSHSPGCSSAQGNGENSTEALAADSNNQSKSPLEKFMVKLCTHHQKQFIRVLNDLYTESQPGPEDLHPDSGAMDASTCSAGCAQLGTKHKEKDAVCLDRKSPTSVDLFVDSSDSHSPLRVTEQALKEPPPEIKSVDGRENALAVTQKVSSELPTTKPNSGSSTDSSTLGYLTASNSSSLNFHHISKSLEGQTTGQEQDTNVKIREDGKDHMQSSALVESLIAVKGAAENSEESNSCIISQRNSFKALSEEAWDSGFTGNSPRTADKENALLCSSKTPLRQELESSEQDSRPKQENHLHSLGRNKVSYHLHPSDKGQFDHSKDAWLAPSPMPAVHKASNGHSRTKMISTSIKTARKSKRASGLRINDYDNQCDVVYISQPITECHFENQRSILSSRKTARKSTRGYFFNGDCCELPTVRTLARNLHSQEKASCSTLEPEAVVTPKQTLTLSAPGPAVDVQHPRDDDHEEPSKEIISLKEGDRDASSEKESQEPEVCPVTNKPNPSSSPRSKETTASSLVSPLPVHLPKEDTPEGSSMVSTPTASGIASPERDQQPVELLEIKEGTVIQDCHLVSSIESTSEGGNEDVVSGPHSSPETVSREEGPPCSESQSPPVGLEPPLSLGKAEDNQSISTEAETEDTQELDTDPLLKESSTFTNENPNEIEESETAGGTGKLEGQGSNVKHSSERDMCDQNIDSPEENLDKKKKVKKLPEASDRCLRSQLSDPSSADRCLRSQSSDSSSASPEIKVSKNPVMKRSKKEACPGETTPESLLADGFHTKALEDTENPEVHEKPSEKDAEQEGKEGGIITRQTFKNMLAKEVRGEEGGIFPRGDPISTVGQTLPGERLEIYVQSKLGEKNARAPSENIPCTFPEQSKEKPEPIPAHDTEEVVNEVGSANTQHKGDQSDVPSSACGLSNSGSGDAAGPPQCVPRLTRLTSSTYNLRHTHSLDSLDTAKVTSEKEATQGNPMPKEKEASESGDPLHEDDVDTVVDDQPKFVEWCAEEENQELIASFNAQYMRVQKGWIQLEKEAQPTPRSRNKSDKLKEIWKSKKRSRKCRGSLEVQKFSPVQMLFMTNFKLSNVCKWFLETTETRSLVIVKKLNTRLPGDIPPVKHPLQKYSPSSLYPSSLQAERLKKHLKKFPGATPARNNWKTQKLWAKFRENPDQVEPEDGSDVSLSPNSEDTVEEVKEGRNSHPPTNSPTPASTRILRKYSNIRGKLRAQQCLIKNEKMESPFGQAVESKQSCKSVCINPLMSPKLALQVDADGFPIKPKSTDGMKGRKGKQMSEILLKAEVQNKRKRTESGTAQDRKDKGPAVKASKEKHSDGSTKTPAAKKPAARDRISQLPKKTSLKENKVKIPKKSPGKNCPPSRREKENTNKRPSQPAASDTVTKPAKQKGAGESSSRPQKATNRKQSSGKSRARPLTKTPESSAAQRKRKLKAKLDSSHGKRRRLDAK
- the LCOR gene encoding ligand-dependent corepressor isoform X5 → MQRMIQQFAAEYTSKNSSTQDPSQPNSTKNQSLPKASPVTTSPTAATTQNPVLSKLLMADQDSPLDLTVRKSQSEPSEQDGVLDLSTKKSPCAGSTSLSHSPGCSSAQGNGENSTEALAADSNNQSKSPLEKFMVKLCTHHQKQFIRVLNDLYTESQPGPEDLHPDSGAMDASTCSAGCAQLGTKHKEKDAVCLDRKSPTSVDLFVDSSDSHSPLRVTEQALKEPPPEIKSVDGRENALAVTQKVSSELPTTKPNSGSSTDSSTLGYLTASNSSSLNFHHISKSLEGQTTGQEQDTNVKIREDGKDHMQSSALVESLIAVKGAAENSEESNSCIISQRNSFKALSEEAWDSGFTGNSPRTADKENALLCSSKTPLRQELESSEQDSRPKQENHLHSLGRNKVSYHLHPSDKGQFDHSKDAWLAPSPMPAVHKASNGHSRTKMISTSIKTARKSKRASGLRINDYDNQCDVVYISQPITECHFENQRSILSSRKTARKSTRGYFFNGDCCELPTVRTLARNLHSQEKASCSTLEPEAVVTPKQTLTLSAPGPAVDVQHPRDDDHEEPSKEIISLKEGDRDASSEKESQEPEVCPVTNKPNPSSSPRSKETTASSLVSPLPVHLPKEDTPEGSSMVSTPTASGIASPERDQQPVELLEIKEGTVIQDCHLVSSIESTSEGGNEDVVSGPHSSPETVSREEGPPCSESQSPPVGLEPPLSLGKAEDNQSISTEAETEDTQELDTDPLLKESSTFTNENPNEIEESETAGGTGKLEGQGSNVKHSSERDMCDQNIDSPEENLDKKKKVKKLPEASDRCLRSQLSDPSSADRCLRSQSSDSSSASPEIKVSKNPVMKRSKKEACPGETTPESLLADGFHTKALEDTENPEVHEKPSEKDAEQEGKEGGIITRQTFKNMLAKEVRGEEGGIFPRGDPISTVGQTLPGERLEIYVQSKLGEKNARAPSENIPCTFPEQSKEKPEPIPAHDTEEVVNEVGSANTQHKGDQSDVPSSACGLSNSGSGDAAGPPQCVPRLTRLTSSTYNLRHTHSLDSLDTAKVTSEKEATQGNPMPKEKEASESGDPLHEDDVDTVVDDQPKFVEWCAEEENQELIASFNAQYMRVQKGWIQLEKEAQPTPRSRNKSDKLKEIWKSKKRSRKCRGSLEVQKFSPVQMLFMTNFKLSNVCKWFLETTETRSLVIVKKLNTRLPGDIPPVKHPLQKYSPSSLYPSSLQAERLKKHLKKFPGATPARNNWKTQKLWAKFRENPDQVEPEDGSDVSLSPNSEDTVEEVKEGRNSHPPTNSPTPASTRILRKYSNIRGKLRAQQCLIKNEKMESPFGQAVESKQSCKSVCINPLMSPKLALQVDADGFPIKPKSTDGMKGRKGKQMSEILLKAEVQNKRKRTESGTAQDRKDKGPAVKASKEKHSDGSTKTPAAKKPAARDRISQLPKKTSLKENKVKIPKKSPGKNCPPSRREKENTNKRPSQPAASDTVTKPAKQKGAGESSSRPQKATNRKQSSGKSRARPLTKTPESSAAQRKRKLKAKLDSSHGKRRRLDAK